The window TTTGCCGAGAACCAGGGGTTACCCTGACCATGAGTGACAAAGCCAGCTTCGGCTCCAGTGCTGCCCTGAACGTAAGTCTTCCCTGCTGCGAATGCGCTGCCCGCCAGGGCCAGAATGCTGATCATCACGATGTTTTTCATGTTGTTTCCTCCAGCGTAGTACTGTACTGCACCACAGGGGAAAATTCTATGCCATGAAAAATGGGCTGTCTGTGTTTTCCGTCAGCGCTTTCAAAGCCTTGACTTTTATTGATATATGATTATCATTAATCAGTATGTCGAGCATTCCTGTCACTGTCCTGTGTGGTTTTCTGGGAAGCGGAAAAACCACGCTCCTGAACCACCTGCTCTCCCAGAGCAAAGACCGCAAAATTGCTGTCATCGTCAATGAATTTGGCGAAATCAACATTGATGCCAGCACCATCGTCCACACCGATGAGAAGACCATCGAACTCTCCAATGGCTGCATCTGCTGCACCCTGCGAGGAGACCTTCTTGAAGCCGTAGACGATTTGCTGAAAACCCGCGAACTGGACCACATCGTCATTGAGTCCACTGGAATTGGCGAACCCCTCCCGATTGCCCAGAGTTTCTGCCTCACGCCAGAAGAACTTGATCTGGACCCTGGCCTTCCCAACCTGCTGGGCAAAGTCCACATTGACGCCATGGTCACCGTGGTCGATGCCGCCCAGTTCTTCGAGATGTACCACAGACCCGGTACCATCGAAGGAGACGATCTGGAACGGGGTTACGGGCAACTCCTGCAAGAGCAACTGGAATTCGCCAATCTGGTGGTGCTCAACAAGCTGGATGTGGCCACGCCAGAAGATGTGCAAAAGCTTGAAGAATTCATTGCCCTCACCAACCCCAGAGCAAAAGTGCTGAAAAGTATTCGTGGCGTGATTCCCATCGAGGACATTCTGAGCGTTGAACTTTTCGATTTCGAGGAAATGAGCCAGCTGGACAGCTGGATGCTGGAACTCGAAAAAGAGCACACTCCGGAAAGTGAAACCTACGGTCTGGGAACGTACATTTACCGCACCCAGGCCCCTCTGGATCTGGACCGCCTCTATGACATTCTGGAGCAAGGTCTTCCCAGAAACATCATTCGCTCCAAAGGCTGGCTGAACACCGGGTCAGACGTGGCCACCCTCTGGAACCACACAGGCCGCTTCCTGACCCTGGAACCCATGGGCGAATGGAACAACCCGGCAGAGGCCTTCACAGAACTGGTCTTCATCGGGCAGGATCTGGATGGTGCAGAGATTGAGGACCTGCTCTCCTCTGCCCTGACCGTCCTGAGGTGAGCTGTTGCAAGTTCAACACAGGTTTCATCTGGAAACCCGTTAAGCTGAAGACATGAAAAGCTTGCTGCTCATGACCCTGCTGATGGCTTCTTCCGCTCTGGCCCAGGAAAAATACAACCTGATTCAGGCCACCGACAAAACCAGTGCCATGCCTGGAGAGGTCATCACCTACCTGCAGGATTTCACGGTTTCAGAAAACATCACGGGCATCAGCCTGCAACTGGGCATCCCCGAAAACACCGACCTGGTGCAGCTCACGGTGGTCTCTCCCAATGCCAGGGTGCTCATCAGCATCGACAAACAGAACTGGCTGCCCCTCTCCAGAATCGGAGATGGCAACATCCTGATCACCGCAGATGAATTCCAGAAAGCCTTCGGTCAGGCAGCAGGGACCTTCTTTGTTGCTGCAGACACCAACAGGGATGGCGTTCTGGATGGTCTGGACACCTTCACTCCTGAGGATCAACTGGCCGTGATCTACAAGGTGAAACTGCGTCAGCCCTGATAGAAACAACTTCATGAAACAGAAAGGGGTGAGCCGACGGCCCACCCCTACAGCTTGATGATCTCAATAAAAGACAACGGTTTTGTTCTCGTACACCAGAATGCGCTCTTCCACATGCCAGCGCACCGCACGGGCCAGCACCTGGCGCTCGATGTCGCCACCCAGACGCACCAGTTCCTCAATGGTCTGGCGGTGGGAGACCCGCACCACATCCTGCTCAATGATGGGACCTTCATCCAGATCATTGGTGACGTAGTGGGCCGTCGCACCAATGATTTTCACCCCGCGCTGGAAAGCACTGTGGTAGGGCCTGGCACCAATAAATGCAGGCAAAAAGCTGTGGTGGATGTTGATGATCTTGTTGGGCCATTTGCCCACCAGTTCTGGAGACAGAATCTGCATGTAGCGGGCCAGCACAGCAAAATCGACCCTGTGTTCCACCATCAGGTCATGAATGCGCTGTTCCTGTTCCTGCTTGTTGCCTTTCGTGACAGGCAGGTGGTAGAAAGGCACCCCAAAGAACTCTGCGTCTTTCTGCAGGTCAGGGTGGTTGGAGATGATCAGGGGAATCTCGACCTCCAGTTCTCCCCTGCGTTGACGCCAGAGCAGGTCCAGCAGACAGTGGTCGTATTTGGACACCAGAATGGCCATGCGTTTCACTTCATCGAAACTCATGCTCCAGTCCATGCTGAACTGGTCTCCAATGGCCTGAAATGCCCCCCTCAGGATTTCACCAGAGGCCCTGCCCCGCTCAAACTCAATGCGCATGAAGAATTCTCCACCGCTCTTGGCCGTGGCATGCTGATCGGCGTGGATGATGTTGCACCCTTGCTGGGTGAGAAAGCCTGAAACCGCAGCCACAATTCCAGGCTGGTCAGGACAGTGAATCAGTAATCGGGCCGTCATATCAGGTCATACTAGCACTGCACAGACAAAACACTGAAAGTATACGTGCATACGGCATTTACTGGAAAAGTTTCAGCTGGACCGAAAACAAAAAAGAGGCACCCGAAGGTGCCTGAGGATCAAAGAATCTTACTTCTTGCGCTTCTTGCCGCCCTTTTC of the Deinococcus cellulosilyticus NBRC 106333 = KACC 11606 genome contains:
- a CDS encoding CobW family GTP-binding protein, which encodes MSSIPVTVLCGFLGSGKTTLLNHLLSQSKDRKIAVIVNEFGEINIDASTIVHTDEKTIELSNGCICCTLRGDLLEAVDDLLKTRELDHIVIESTGIGEPLPIAQSFCLTPEELDLDPGLPNLLGKVHIDAMVTVVDAAQFFEMYHRPGTIEGDDLERGYGQLLQEQLEFANLVVLNKLDVATPEDVQKLEEFIALTNPRAKVLKSIRGVIPIEDILSVELFDFEEMSQLDSWMLELEKEHTPESETYGLGTYIYRTQAPLDLDRLYDILEQGLPRNIIRSKGWLNTGSDVATLWNHTGRFLTLEPMGEWNNPAEAFTELVFIGQDLDGAEIEDLLSSALTVLR
- the purU gene encoding formyltetrahydrofolate deformylase — protein: MTARLLIHCPDQPGIVAAVSGFLTQQGCNIIHADQHATAKSGGEFFMRIEFERGRASGEILRGAFQAIGDQFSMDWSMSFDEVKRMAILVSKYDHCLLDLLWRQRRGELEVEIPLIISNHPDLQKDAEFFGVPFYHLPVTKGNKQEQEQRIHDLMVEHRVDFAVLARYMQILSPELVGKWPNKIINIHHSFLPAFIGARPYHSAFQRGVKIIGATAHYVTNDLDEGPIIEQDVVRVSHRQTIEELVRLGGDIERQVLARAVRWHVEERILVYENKTVVFY